Proteins encoded within one genomic window of Bacillus sp. 1NLA3E:
- a CDS encoding glycosyltransferase family 2 protein, with translation MSLKISIIVPVYKVEPYIHKCVDSILAQTFKDFELILVDDGSPDNCGQICDEYAQKDSRVKVIHKENGGVSSARNVGIDTALGEYITFIDPDDIIEQNMYQVLFEHAIKYSADIVVCPIRSFNEVEGTISISTVWLEGNILDKKNIEEKIIPSILRKKYYSILSVVNKLYQKKFFDQYELRFDENKNHGEDARLNLILLTHINRLVFVKEPLYNYFIRKGNSLTRKFREDYYDYILDNKNFGLSLCDKYNIVNVVDNLNSEFIITTLNFMQDIVNSNLSQSKKDDLLIKIINDNEFKKHLTSSNFPSIYYRFLISICKFKSEKLFTGVVKLKVSIKNLCKGIVLK, from the coding sequence ATGAGCCTTAAAATAAGTATTATTGTTCCAGTATATAAAGTGGAACCATATATTCATAAGTGTGTAGATTCCATACTCGCACAGACATTTAAGGACTTTGAGCTAATCCTTGTTGACGATGGGTCACCTGATAATTGTGGGCAAATTTGTGATGAATATGCACAAAAAGATAGTAGAGTAAAAGTGATTCATAAAGAAAATGGGGGAGTATCGTCTGCTCGTAATGTAGGTATAGATACCGCTTTAGGTGAATACATTACCTTTATTGATCCAGACGATATTATAGAACAAAATATGTACCAGGTTTTGTTTGAGCATGCTATTAAATATTCGGCAGATATTGTTGTTTGTCCTATTAGATCTTTTAATGAGGTTGAGGGCACTATTTCAATTTCAACTGTTTGGCTGGAAGGAAATATTCTTGATAAAAAAAATATAGAAGAAAAAATTATACCATCAATTCTACGTAAAAAATATTATAGTATTCTTTCTGTTGTTAATAAATTATACCAAAAAAAATTCTTTGATCAATATGAACTTAGATTCGATGAAAACAAAAATCATGGTGAAGATGCAAGATTAAATTTAATATTATTAACTCATATAAATAGGTTAGTTTTTGTAAAAGAACCTCTTTACAACTACTTTATTAGAAAAGGAAATTCCTTAACACGGAAATTTAGAGAGGATTATTATGACTATATTTTGGATAATAAAAATTTTGGCCTATCTTTGTGTGATAAATACAATATAGTTAACGTAGTCGATAATTTAAATAGTGAATTTATTATAACTACTTTAAACTTCATGCAGGATATTGTAAACAGTAATTTATCACAGTCTAAAAAGGATGATTTATTAATTAAAATAATTAATGATAATGAATTTAAAAAGCACTTAACCAGTTCTAATTTTCCAAGTATATATTACAGATTTTTAATAAGTATTTGTAAATTTAAAAGTGAGAAGTTATTTACAGGAGTGGTAAAACTTAAAGTTAGTATAAAAAATTTATGTAAGGGAATTGTATTAAAATGA